One genomic segment of Rhinolophus sinicus isolate RSC01 linkage group LG11, ASM3656204v1, whole genome shotgun sequence includes these proteins:
- the LOC141567440 gene encoding cell adhesion molecule CEACAM8-like isoform X1: protein MSVSGAQVLLADRGIEQAADTMEPPSAPARRGRVPWQGLLLAVSLLTLWSPPTTAQLALELMPSNAAEWEDVLFLVHNLPEDLIGYAWFKGGRVDSKRQIASYRIDTRVNNPGPAYSGREIIYPNGSLLFQKVTLEDTGYYTLQAIKTHFHNEEVTGQLRVYPELPEPNVTSNNSDPVEHKDPVVFTCEPEIQDVTYLWLINSQSVQNSTRLELSKDNRTLTLLRVTRNDTGPYECDIRNPVSASLSDPFYLNVLYGPEAPTISPSDTHYRSGANLSLSCHAASNPAAQYSWLINGRPKQSTQEVTIPNITPNDSGSYTCFVHNSVTRLNGTAVRTITVSDDSTQGSFGLSAGAIAGIVIGVLAAIALIAALVYFLYIRKTGGYGGLSLVLLSPRLTATLGRGKETPLCLWACICSSSFRNPCFSALIPVVSPSLGFKLPVPHFLLAWLFPSPSGLPWADRVLFLSPQAGKSWSKKENK, encoded by the exons ATGAGTGTTTCTGGAGCCCAAGTTCTTCTCGCAGACAGAGGGATCGAGCAGGCAGCAGACACCATGGAGCCCCCCTCAGCCCCTGCCCGCAGAGGGCGCGTCCCCTGGCAGGGTCTCCTCTTGGCCG TCTCACTCTTAACCTTGTGGAGCCCGCCCACCACAGCCCAACTCGCTCTTGAATTGATGCCGTCCAATGCTGCTGAATGGGAGGATGTGCTTTTCCTTGTCCACAATCTGCCTGAGGATCTTATAGGCTATGCCTGGTTCAAAGGGGGAAGAGTGGACAGCAAACGTCAAATTGCATCCTATAGGATAGACACTCGAGTAAATAATCCTGGACCAGCATACAGTGGACGAGAGATAATATACCCCAATGGATCCCTGCTGTTCCAGAAAGTCACCCTGGAGGACACAGGATACTACACCCTACAAGCCATAAAGACACATTTTCACAATGAAGAAGTAACTGGACAGCTCCGTGTATACC CGGAGTTACCCGAACCAAACGTCACAAGCAACAACTCGGACCCCGTGGAGCACAAGGACCCTGTAGTGTTCACGTGTGAACCTGAGATTCAGGACGTCACCTACCTGTGGTTGATCAACAGTCAGAGCGTCCAGAACAGTACCAGGCTGGAGCTGTCCAAGGACAATAGGACCCTCACGTTACTCCGTGTCACAAGGAATGACACAGGACCCTATGAGTGTGACATCCGGAACCCAGTGAGTGCCAGCCTCAGTGACCCATTCTACCTGAATGTTCTCT ATGGCCCGGAGGCCCCCACCATTTCCCCCTCAGACACCCATTACCGTTCCGGGGCAAACCTCAGCCTCTCCTGCCACGCAGCCTCTAACCCAGCCGCACAGTATTCTTGGCTTATCAATGGGAGGCCCAAGCAATCCACACAGGAGGTCACTATCCCCAACATCACTCCGAATGATAGTGGATCCTATACCTGCTTTGTCCATAACTCTGTCACTCGCCTCAATGGGACTGCAGTCAGAACTATCACAGTCTCTG ATGATTCAACACAAGGAAGTTTTGGCCTCTCAGCTGGGGCTATTGCTGGCATCGTGATTGGAGTCCTGGCCGCGATAGCTCTGATAGCAGCCCTGGTGTACTTTCTGTATATCAGAAAGACTGGAGGGTATGGTGGCCTTTCTCTTGTCCTGCTTTCCCCAAGGCTAACCGCCACgcttgggagagggaaggagactcCCCTCTGTCTCTGGGCCTGCATCTGCTCCTCCTCCTTCCGAAACCCCTGCTTCTCGGCACTAATTCCTGTGGTCTCTCCTTCCCTGGGTTTCAAACTTCCTGTACCCCACTTTCTCTTGGCCTGGTTATTCCCATCCCCATCTGGTTTACCGTGGGCGGATCGAGTTCTATTCCTTAGTCCCCAGGCAGGGAAGTCATGGtccaagaaggaaaacaaatga
- the LOC141567440 gene encoding cell adhesion molecule CEACAM8-like isoform X3: MSVSGAQVLLADRGIEQAADTMEPPSAPARRGRVPWQGLLLAVSLLTLWSPPTTAQLALELMPSNAAEWEDVLFLVHNLPEDLIGYAWFKGGRVDSKRQIASYRIDTRVNNPGPAYSGREIIYPNGSLLFQKVTLEDTGYYTLQAIKTHFHNEEVTGQLRVYPELPEPNVTSNNSDPVEHKDPVVFTCEPEIQDVTYLWLINSQSVQNSTRLELSKDNRTLTLLRVTRNDTGPYECDIRNPVSASLSDPFYLNVLYGPEAPTISPSDTHYRSGANLSLSCHAASNPAAQYSWLINGRPKQSTQEVTIPNITPNDSGSYTCFVHNSVTRLNGTAVRTITVSDDSTQGSFGLSAGAIAGIVIGVLAAIALIAALVYFLYIRKTGGASDQCDLTDHKPSASNHSK, translated from the exons ATGAGTGTTTCTGGAGCCCAAGTTCTTCTCGCAGACAGAGGGATCGAGCAGGCAGCAGACACCATGGAGCCCCCCTCAGCCCCTGCCCGCAGAGGGCGCGTCCCCTGGCAGGGTCTCCTCTTGGCCG TCTCACTCTTAACCTTGTGGAGCCCGCCCACCACAGCCCAACTCGCTCTTGAATTGATGCCGTCCAATGCTGCTGAATGGGAGGATGTGCTTTTCCTTGTCCACAATCTGCCTGAGGATCTTATAGGCTATGCCTGGTTCAAAGGGGGAAGAGTGGACAGCAAACGTCAAATTGCATCCTATAGGATAGACACTCGAGTAAATAATCCTGGACCAGCATACAGTGGACGAGAGATAATATACCCCAATGGATCCCTGCTGTTCCAGAAAGTCACCCTGGAGGACACAGGATACTACACCCTACAAGCCATAAAGACACATTTTCACAATGAAGAAGTAACTGGACAGCTCCGTGTATACC CGGAGTTACCCGAACCAAACGTCACAAGCAACAACTCGGACCCCGTGGAGCACAAGGACCCTGTAGTGTTCACGTGTGAACCTGAGATTCAGGACGTCACCTACCTGTGGTTGATCAACAGTCAGAGCGTCCAGAACAGTACCAGGCTGGAGCTGTCCAAGGACAATAGGACCCTCACGTTACTCCGTGTCACAAGGAATGACACAGGACCCTATGAGTGTGACATCCGGAACCCAGTGAGTGCCAGCCTCAGTGACCCATTCTACCTGAATGTTCTCT ATGGCCCGGAGGCCCCCACCATTTCCCCCTCAGACACCCATTACCGTTCCGGGGCAAACCTCAGCCTCTCCTGCCACGCAGCCTCTAACCCAGCCGCACAGTATTCTTGGCTTATCAATGGGAGGCCCAAGCAATCCACACAGGAGGTCACTATCCCCAACATCACTCCGAATGATAGTGGATCCTATACCTGCTTTGTCCATAACTCTGTCACTCGCCTCAATGGGACTGCAGTCAGAACTATCACAGTCTCTG ATGATTCAACACAAGGAAGTTTTGGCCTCTCAGCTGGGGCTATTGCTGGCATCGTGATTGGAGTCCTGGCCGCGATAGCTCTGATAGCAGCCCTGGTGTACTTTCTGTATATCAGAAAGACTGGAGG GGCAAGTGACCAATGTGATCTCACAGACCACAAACCCTCAGCCTCCAATCACAGTAAGTAA
- the LOC141567440 gene encoding cell adhesion molecule CEACAM8-like isoform X2 translates to MSVSGAQVLLADRGIEQAADTMEPPSAPARRGRVPWQGLLLAVSLLTLWSPPTTAQLALELMPSNAAEWEDVLFLVHNLPEDLIGYAWFKGGRVDSKRQIASYRIDTRVNNPGPAYSGREIIYPNGSLLFQKVTLEDTGYYTLQAIKTHFHNEEVTGQLRVYPELPEPNVTSNNSDPVEHKDPVVFTCEPEIQDVTYLWLINSQSVQNSTRLELSKDNRTLTLLRVTRNDTGPYECDIRNPVSASLSDPFYLNVLYGPEAPTISPSDTHYRSGANLSLSCHAASNPAAQYSWLINGRPKQSTQEVTIPNITPNDSGSYTCFVHNSVTRLNGTAVRTITVSDDSTQGSFGLSAGAIAGIVIGVLAAIALIAALVYFLYIRKTGGVTLTTHLTRSPKWRILP, encoded by the exons ATGAGTGTTTCTGGAGCCCAAGTTCTTCTCGCAGACAGAGGGATCGAGCAGGCAGCAGACACCATGGAGCCCCCCTCAGCCCCTGCCCGCAGAGGGCGCGTCCCCTGGCAGGGTCTCCTCTTGGCCG TCTCACTCTTAACCTTGTGGAGCCCGCCCACCACAGCCCAACTCGCTCTTGAATTGATGCCGTCCAATGCTGCTGAATGGGAGGATGTGCTTTTCCTTGTCCACAATCTGCCTGAGGATCTTATAGGCTATGCCTGGTTCAAAGGGGGAAGAGTGGACAGCAAACGTCAAATTGCATCCTATAGGATAGACACTCGAGTAAATAATCCTGGACCAGCATACAGTGGACGAGAGATAATATACCCCAATGGATCCCTGCTGTTCCAGAAAGTCACCCTGGAGGACACAGGATACTACACCCTACAAGCCATAAAGACACATTTTCACAATGAAGAAGTAACTGGACAGCTCCGTGTATACC CGGAGTTACCCGAACCAAACGTCACAAGCAACAACTCGGACCCCGTGGAGCACAAGGACCCTGTAGTGTTCACGTGTGAACCTGAGATTCAGGACGTCACCTACCTGTGGTTGATCAACAGTCAGAGCGTCCAGAACAGTACCAGGCTGGAGCTGTCCAAGGACAATAGGACCCTCACGTTACTCCGTGTCACAAGGAATGACACAGGACCCTATGAGTGTGACATCCGGAACCCAGTGAGTGCCAGCCTCAGTGACCCATTCTACCTGAATGTTCTCT ATGGCCCGGAGGCCCCCACCATTTCCCCCTCAGACACCCATTACCGTTCCGGGGCAAACCTCAGCCTCTCCTGCCACGCAGCCTCTAACCCAGCCGCACAGTATTCTTGGCTTATCAATGGGAGGCCCAAGCAATCCACACAGGAGGTCACTATCCCCAACATCACTCCGAATGATAGTGGATCCTATACCTGCTTTGTCCATAACTCTGTCACTCGCCTCAATGGGACTGCAGTCAGAACTATCACAGTCTCTG ATGATTCAACACAAGGAAGTTTTGGCCTCTCAGCTGGGGCTATTGCTGGCATCGTGATTGGAGTCCTGGCCGCGATAGCTCTGATAGCAGCCCTGGTGTACTTTCTGTATATCAGAAAGACTGGAGG GGTCACTCTGACAACTCACCTAACAAG